From the Argentina anserina chromosome 3, drPotAnse1.1, whole genome shotgun sequence genome, the window CGGATTCTACCACAAACAACCACTTATAAAAGTTAATTTATTAAACACAACTATTTTACTTATCAACCActtattctaaaaaataaGCATAAATCAGCTTTTTTAATAAGCTCAGCTACACCAAACACGGCCTCTACCCAATTCATGTGTATATgacttttacttttttacatttGACCAGAAAAACTCTACACATGTATAATAGGTTGAACTGACTCAACTGAGTATCAACATGCTTACATCCCTATATGGGTTGTTTTCGGTACTAGTTACTTCTGGTAAACTTCAAAGTCTTGTGAAGTTGTATTGTCTGTATTAGAACTTGGAGTGCTACAGTGACTTACGCAGTAACACATAGAGGCGTAGAGCAGATAGATTCATAGAAAAATCCACGTAAGTTGTAGTTTCTTATCTTGTTTGTGCACCATACAACTCCCAAGTCCCAACATTGGCATTAATCTAATTTCCACTCGATTCCCTCTAATGGTTCCTCCTCCCACCATCACTATCTTCCATTCTACTTAGGAGCTTgctgcaaaaacaaaaatggcGACGGCAGCAAATTGCTTAAGGCATGGAGCTGTGCCAGTCTCGGCCAACCTCCAGCACCAGCAGCCTCGAAGAGCCAACTGCATGGTAAACATGGCTGGAAACAGAAATATGATGCTGATGAGTGGACATGGCAAATCATCCAAGAGGAGTGGGATGGTAACAAGCGCAGGCAGGGAGATAGCTGATTTCATAGGAGGGGATTTGGTGAGATTTGATCTAGGACAATGGCTATCCGATGTGGAAGAGCATAAGGCCCTCGCAGTCTACTCGCCTCACGAGGGAGGCTACGAGGGCCGCTACCTTAACCGGTTGACATACCAGGGTTACTATTTTCTGGACCTCAGCGCCCGAGGTCTTGGTGATCCTGAGACTACTCTCACCAAGGTTCATCCAGTTTGCCCGGTGAGTCAGGTTCAATTATAGCACATAACATATTATGTTGTCAGATTATCGATATAATTTTTCTAACACAATGTATTGCTTGGAATGTAGCCACATTTAGGGAAGCAGCCGATAGCGAGATGGTACTTTCCACCAGAGGTTGACTACAGGCTTGCTGCGCTGCCTCCGAAAGCCAAAGGCCTTGTGGTCTGGATTCTTGAAGCCAAGGTGCTGAATTGAACTAACCCTTTCAATTTTATGAAACATTGTACTAGTGTGTATGATCAAAGAGGAAGCATAATTGTAACCAATGTACGTGCTTGTGCACAGGTTCTGTCAAAGGCAGAATTGCAGTTTCTTGCTCTCCTTCCAACCCTCCGCCCCAAAGTCAGGGTCATTGCTGAATGTGGAAACTGGTACCCTCCGAGTGTCTTTGCCTTGCATTTCTGAGTCACAGAAAGAAACAATTAAATCTGTTTTCTTAGATTTCGCTAGAGGAGATCATTCTGACAATCATGTCGAAAATCAATGTATTTTGCAGGAGAAGATTCATGTGGAAGCCCCTCAAGGAGATTTCGGGACTAACCGAAATGCAGGAATGAAAACAGTAGCGAAGTCAGACGATTCAAGTCGCTTACCCCTTAAGACCTCTAAGCTATTTGTGGAAGCCAATCTATGAACAAGAAACAAGCTAGAAGTTTTATTATCACAGTTGTTTTTGCAGGGCTGCAGTATTCCTGATATAATGTCAAAGTACAGAGTAGTTTTCCTATACAcatgtaattaaattgattCAGTCCATAGCTTGAGATATAAACATTTCTCCAGAACTTAAACTTCAGCTTTCGAGCTGTTTTCAAATGCCCTTGTGCGTTGTGACATGCATATCTGTTACACCATGATCAAGGAATTGTATAAATATTGAACGATTCGATTCATGAAACATACATCATTCCTAAAACCAATGCCAAAGATACTACCTGTTGCTGTTCTTACCTAATTTACAGTACACTGCAGAAAGACTTGAAATTAGCGATACATCACCCATTAAGCTATCAGCTTCTGAACTGTACAAGTTAGAACCTACAATTTCCTCTTCCCGCGTCTATTTATGTTTCCTATGTCTATATCTACTAGCCTTGTCGTCGAATGACCAGGCATCGGAGCAGACAGGCCAACAGACTCTGGAATGTCGAGATTGACACTCATGGGTGGGCCCATGGCTGAACGATGGTTGTTAACCTCACGAAATTGCTGGACTTCAATCTTTATTGTGTCAATCTGCAAGTTAGATGCACAAGATAAGTAACGATAAGAGCTCAAAATATATCACTAACTgtcaaaagaagaacaaataaGGTACGAGTGTCCTCACTAGTTCAATGTGGTGAATGGAAGAATGCGCATCAACGAGTTTCTGTTGCAGAGCATCCATCCTACTCTTCTGAAACTCAACATTCTCCATTTCACTTCCCTTCTCACCCAATTCTTGATATAAAGCTACATGAAAAATAGCGTATATCAACAAATACCATTAATGAAATATACATTTAAAATTCACTGAATCATGCCTGTTTTTTTTGGTAGTGACAGTTAGTCAGTTACCACTGACAGAGTCCCTCAATTCCATAATATCTATGGGCTTGCACTAACATATGTTACTATTGATTACAGTGaagaaataagattataaCATATGTTAGTGCAAACCCAGAAATAGCATGGAATCTAGGAATTTGGTCAGTGCATGCATAGTTTTCTATCAGTAGCACTCTTTGCACTAAAAAAAACAGATACCGCATAGCCTGTTATAGATTTGAAATTCTAAGAGGGACATATACCTGTCAAAACAGAAAGCACCCATATCTGTGTGGGGATATCAGAAAGCTTCTTTGCCAATGTCAAGGATGATCTCAAAATTTCTCTTGCTTGTCCAGTGTCATGCAGCGCCAGTGCCAAACTCCCAAGGATTGTCAAATACTGTGAAACAAGTTGAAGGTTCCCTAGCTGATTATGTGTCATTTGCAAACCTTTGGCGAGTCGGTTTCTGCATCAACCAGACACTGATAATATATTAGTTCACATGATTAGATGCAACACAAATTTATTTACAGATGGTCAGAGAACACACCtccaaaacacaaaacaatagCAGAATCTCAAGGGCTCTAGGGTTCATTATACAATAGATGTCATTATACAATAGAGGTACATGTCATAGCAGCACCTTTCCTTAGTATTATTTTACACTCTGAGCACATGAATATGTGTTGTTACCTGTATCGCATTAAGTCCCTAAGACGGTAATTCCTAAAGTGGGATGCAATATGCCAGTCACTGCTTATCACTTAGTTTAATGGATTTCCAAAGATCAGATGTAGGAGACCTAAACAAATAATCTTTATCGAAATTTGAAGCGTTAATTTAATTGTCATGACACATGTCGAGAGAAGTTGGTACTTTATGATGTGAAGCACTTAGTAAATGCTATAAAACGTAGACTCATTCAAAATGACGAAGCACAAGAAAAGGAAACTCACTCTAAATGATGaagcaaaagaaaaggaaacaaagcaaaaaaaaaaggcacatTCTTATGTGTCATCTGTTCAATTTTCTTCAGGTTTTAAAATACAATTAACATTAACAGTGGAAGAAGATAGTACGCTTAACTTCTACCTTGCTTCCTGTAGATCTTGTTGTTTCATTAATAAAAGACCATATGCAAAAAGGCAATTGGTTTTCTCTCGAACTCCAACAAATGAATCCATCATGCTGTAAACTGGTCCGATCAAGTCAAGTGCCTGCATCCATGTTCAGTGAAATGAAATAATGCAATGACCAAGAAACTGAAAGATATATCATGAAGAACAAATTACAACAGCACCTAGAATCATCATATTACAAATAACAGGAAGATTTTACCTGTGTAGATGATTCTGAATCACCAATGCATATGTAGGAGACGGCAGCATATATTTGGCATAGCGCTTGCATCGATTTGCTCTCTGTGAGCTGCTTATGCAAAAGACATGCAAGACTTAGCATACATGcaatagaaaattacatttgtATGCCTTTATTCTTTTATATCCCTTATGGTAAACAGAATGGAatcttgtgtgtgtgtgtgtgtgtgcccCTATATATATGAGGGAAATTAAGAAACAATTATGGTACATGTGATGAAAACACTGGGACCTGCAATTGAGCAGGTGATAAAGCATCATTTTCAAATTAGAGCAATTGAAGAAGAACAAACCTTTACAGCTTCAATGAAATGAAAAGCTGCCTCATTGTAACAACCAACGGAATGAGCATACTGTCCCCTGAGCATTTCAATGGTGCTCTCACATGTCTGTAAAATAGTTGGAAATCGCATATACCAATTCTTCATCTGCACTAACGCCTGCGAGACATGGGGTACATTAAGCGATAAAGGTAGGAAAATAACATATTATATAACTGGTTGATATCTTAAATAATAACCAAGATATGATGATGTACTTGAGAAATGTATCCGTGCCACTTGTGAAATGGCTGATGATACAATCTTCATCAACTAAAGATTATAAAAATCAACTAATATATATGCTGGGGAGATATGGCAAGAAGTTTTGATCTTAGTGAAAAACATTCCCAGGATGATTCCAATTACAGGCGGCAGATTAAATGCTTCAAGCATGTAGGTCAAGATGCTTCCTACTAGTCATATTGAACTGTCCCACACAGTGAAAATGTACATTTGGCATATTGTGTAGGTTTAACACCAGACCTAAGTAACTATATGATATAACAGTTATAACTAGACTTCACAAGATATATCAAGAGAGAAAACCACAGTCAAGTAACATAAACTATCAATTAGGAGAACATCAAACTGCCAACTATACTAAGCTCATCAATTCCATCTTTATTGGAGACGTGCTAATATACATGAATCTAGAAATATAGGGCAGCCACCTACCCCTTGTGCTTCTACAAATTCAGATTGTGTCAACTCCATGGCTACTTTGTTTTCAAGGAACTGCATAAGCAGCATCAAATACACACCAGCCATCCAGATGGCCGAGTGCTGCAAATTCACTTCTGCAAAAACGAAAGATAAACAGCAAACTATTTAATAatagtaagaaaaaaaatagaaattgtGAAACCATGGCATCTCCGAAAGGAATCTCACCTCTCACACCATCGATTATTCCAAGCTTCAAAAGCTCCTCTgagaaggaaaacaaaaagaattaataataataataatttacgTTACAAGTCTGCGAGTCTCCTTTTCGCCTTTTccactagaaaaaaaaaacagacatGTACAATAACTAGAGTACAGACAGCACCCAAATGATACAGTACAAGAAATCAAGAAGCTACCTTCAATAGTATTCATTCCAGATTGAATACGCTTTGCACAATCCTTAAAATTTCCCTTTGGACGACTTAACACAACCATCATCAGATCAACAAGAGCATAGACTGCACTTTTTGGTAGCCACTCCCCATCAATAGGAGGTGGTGCTAGCTCAAGCTTATCTCCAACAGTGCGTTTCATATTTCCAAAGTAAGCTGGTTCCAAAGTTCCTTTGCTAGTTGAACTGAATGTAGTAAGAGAAGCCATCTGGTGTTGTATCCGAGACTGTTTTTCAGACAATGCTAACCTCTCCCTGTGATGTAGCTCAGGGCGCGAGAGACTCTCATTTATGGCATCAAATTCCTTAGTTAGCTGTTGCAGATGCTGTGTTTTCTTTAAATCAGCCTTCATGGCAGCATCCAATCTTTCTATGTGTGGTGTAGCATTCTTGTAGTCGCATACTCGAAGTCGATAAAATATGTGCAGCAGTTCATTGTAGAAGAATAAGCCAAGGCATTGTTGTTTCTGAATTGACATAAGAAAGCAACAACAAGATTAAGGATTACTAGATCACTGgtatcacacacacacacacacacacacacacacactaagGAATACAGTATTAGACACACTTACTTTCTGTGGATCAAGGAACTCCCAGACCTCATCGCATTTGGCGACAGCTCGCTCAACTGAACTCTCATCCTCCCAGTGCATGAGATGTACATGCAGCATACAAGTTGCAAAGAACATCTGGAGCATCAAAAATGAGTAAATCAAACcacaattaaaaaataaaaaaaatttgtcttCAGCTACAGAACATGAAATCTGAGTACAAATAATGActtattttcatttcatatggCCCTGAGCTTGACTTTAAAGTTAAAACAACTATTGAATAGTTTAAAAAGTAAGTTGATATTATTACTGGAGCGCAGACGCTTGCATTACTTGTCACTAAGGAAACCACAACTTACTAATTAGTGAGTTCTTCATTTGCATAAGTAACCTATATGAGTGTGGAAAATATAGCTATTTAGTGACTTCAGACATGCCGCTACGAACAATGACTTAATATCAGTTCCTAAGACCTAAGATTGACTTCAAAACCGCTCCAACAGTTATGAAGTAAGTTTGAAATCATTACTGACCGGTTGCATCACTTATCCCTGAGGCAAACATAACCTAATTTACGAGCTAGTAACTTATCCAAGCAGCTATTACTGATAACTAACTTATATATAACTCCGAAACTCATAGTAGTAAAAGTAAGTAGCTTTCAGAAAGTAACAAGTGCGCTCATATTTTTACCTGCAACTCCAGATAACCTATCTGCGTAGCACAAACATAGCCAGCATCCAATGCCGCAATCGAGCTCTGGTAATCTCCCTCAATAATCAACGCGTTCGCCAGCTGCGAATTGAAGTTGCAAGACCACAGCTTCACTCCAATacttcaccaccaccacaacaacaacaacaacaacaaaatcgaAGAATACAATAAAATCAAACTCCATATCTCACAAAATCGAAAGAAATTAAACAGGATTCAACTAAACGTACTCGTATCCGCTGGCGGTGAGGTCCAGGGCCTTATGGAGGACCTGCTTCTGCGGCGCGATGGAGCCGACGAGGTGGTAGCACTGGCTGAGGAGGCTGTAAGCTCGGCACTTGAGGTCGAAGCAGGAAGGGACGGCCTTGAGGAGGAGCTGCGCGCGCTCGAGGTGAGCCTTGGCGTGGTTGACGTTGTGGGAGTGCTTGAGGAGAAGAGTCGCGATTCGGAGACGGGTCTTGACCTCGACGATGGGGAAAAACGACACGTCGCTTTGGCAGATGGCTTCCAGGCACTTGACGGCTTTCCCGATCTCGCCGCTCTGCTCCTGGTAGTCCGCCAGACCCCACAGCCCTTCCGCCACCGCGtccattaatttttttttttttgaaattttatttcatttcgGAGAAGCGCAGAGACTAAACGAGCGGCAGctccggggggggggggggggtcttCTATATGAAGTCTCGGCGATTTGGTCTATTACGGACGGAGGAATAAACGACTGGTCGTTGAAATTATATGAACATTTGTTTACTGAACTTCTCTTGGAAGCATTTGTAATAGGAATATGAATTTTAGAGTAATAATCAAATTTGTCTACGATATGATATAACTTCGATCGTCCACATTCACACGAATATGTCTCTCAAGagagaagaaacaagagaacaCGCCGCTTCAATTAGACTATCTCAAGCTATACCGCTCATATCATAGCAAGTAGACCCGTCCGGCAACAACATGAGGACGGCGAAAATCACTGTCAGACGAGCGTGATTGCACACAAGAAATTCATGTTTTAGGGTTCGTCTTTTTGGACTTTGCAGTGAAAGGTGTTGGTCTGACGCACCTTGATCCTACTTTACAAGTTACAAGGTGTAGGGCAAAGTTATTTATGAGTTATGACACTTGGGGCACGTTTGTTACCCTGGATTAGTTGAGATTGGACTATAGAGTGAAGAAAAACTAGTTCAAAATAATCGATTGGGAAAACACGAGATTAGCTTTAATGAGATTAACTAATCCACGCGTCTCTAATTTTCGGGATTATGGAGAGGTGCCGAATTCGGGCAGACTCTCTAACACACGTAGAAGCTTCTCTCTTTACGCTCTACTCGTCTTCTCCCTCAACCCTGCCACAAACCTACTTCCCAACTCGCTCTTTCGACTCGGTCCAGATTGAGCTTTTACATGACCGAGTCTCAATCACGAGACCCATAGGTTTTCAAAGACGAAGAAGTTGCTGTCAATAGCAAGGCTACTAACTTTTCCTGATAACTATAGATTATGGGTTTCAATCATAAGTTTAGAAATCAACTTGAATTTGTTGGGTTATGAGGTTGAAGGTTTTCAACTAGATCATTGTAATCTGTTTGGTTTTGAATGAGGAGGGTGGATGATCCTCATTGTTTGAGATGTTGTTTCTGAAACTATGATCTGTATAATCATCGGGGTTAATGTGTCTTTGTTCATTGTATTATATAGTAATCTGATCTTtgaatgttttggttttagagCTGAGGACAGATATTGACGACTACTTCAAAGGATATCCCACTTAATTGTGATGTTTGACTGTTTTAGTTTTTGATA encodes:
- the LOC126789578 gene encoding NAD(P)H-quinone oxidoreductase subunit N, chloroplastic, which encodes MATAANCLRHGAVPVSANLQHQQPRRANCMVNMAGNRNMMLMSGHGKSSKRSGMVTSAGREIADFIGGDLVRFDLGQWLSDVEEHKALAVYSPHEGGYEGRYLNRLTYQGYYFLDLSARGLGDPETTLTKVHPVCPPHLGKQPIARWYFPPEVDYRLAALPPKAKGLVVWILEAKVLSKAELQFLALLPTLRPKVRVIAECGNWRRFMWKPLKEISGLTEMQE
- the LOC126789576 gene encoding sister chromatid cohesion protein SCC4 isoform X1, translating into MDAVAEGLWGLADYQEQSGEIGKAVKCLEAICQSDVSFFPIVEVKTRLRIATLLLKHSHNVNHAKAHLERAQLLLKAVPSCFDLKCRAYSLLSQCYHLVGSIAPQKQVLHKALDLTASGYDIGVKLWSCNFNSQLANALIIEGDYQSSIAALDAGYVCATQIGYLELQMFFATCMLHVHLMHWEDESSVERAVAKCDEVWEFLDPQKKQQCLGLFFYNELLHIFYRLRVCDYKNATPHIERLDAAMKADLKKTQHLQQLTKEFDAINESLSRPELHHRERLALSEKQSRIQHQMASLTTFSSTSKGTLEPAYFGNMKRTVGDKLELAPPPIDGEWLPKSAVYALVDLMMVVLSRPKGNFKDCAKRIQSGMNTIEEELLKLGIIDGVREVNLQHSAIWMAGVYLMLLMQFLENKVAMELTQSEFVEAQGALVQMKNWYMRFPTILQTCESTIEMLRGQYAHSVGCYNEAAFHFIEAVKLTESKSMQALCQIYAAVSYICIGDSESSTQALDLIGPVYSMMDSFVGVREKTNCLFAYGLLLMKQQDLQEARNRLAKGLQMTHNQLGNLQLVSQYLTILGSLALALHDTGQAREILRSSLTLAKKLSDIPTQIWVLSVLTALYQELGEKGSEMENVEFQKSRMDALQQKLVDAHSSIHHIELIDTIKIEVQQFREVNNHRSAMGPPMSVNLDIPESVGLSAPMPGHSTTRLVDIDIGNINRRGKRKL
- the LOC126789576 gene encoding sister chromatid cohesion protein SCC4 isoform X4 — protein: MDAVAEGLWGLADYQEQSGEIGKAVKCLEAICQSDVSFFPIVEVKTRLRIATLLLKHSHNVNHAKAHLERAQLLLKAVPSCFDLKCRAYSLLSQCYHLVGSIAPQKQVLHKALDLTASGYDIGVKLWSCNFNSQLANALIIEGDYQSSIAALDAGYVCATQIGYLELQMFFATCMLHVHLMHWEDESSVERAVAKCDEVWEFLDPQKKQQCLGLFFYNELLHIFYRLRVCDYKNATPHIERLDAAMKADLKKTQHLQQLTKEFDAINESLSRPELHHRERLALSEKQSRIQHQMASLTTFSSTSKGTLEPAYFGNMKRTVGDKLELAPPPIDGEWLPKSAVYALVDLMMVVLSRPKGNFKDCAKRIQSGMNTIEEELLKLGIIDGVREVNLQHSAIWMAGVYLMLLMQFLENKVAMELTQSEFVEAQGTCESTIEMLRGQYAHSVGCYNEAAFHFIEAVKLTESKSMQALCQIYAAVSYICIGDSESSTQALDLIGPVYSMMDSFVGVREKTNCLFAYGLLLMKQQDLQEARNRLAKGLQMTHNQLGNLQLVSQYLTILGSLALALHDTGQAREILRSSLTLAKKLSDIPTQIWVLSVLTALYQELGEKGSEMENVEFQKSRMDALQQKLVDAHSSIHHIELIDTIKIEVQQFREVNNHRSAMGPPMSVNLDIPESVGLSAPMPGHSTTRLVDIDIGNINRRGKRKL
- the LOC126789576 gene encoding sister chromatid cohesion protein SCC4 isoform X3; its protein translation is MDAVAEGLWGLADYQEQSGEIGKAVKCLEAICQSDVSFFPIVEVKTRLRIATLLLKHSHNVNHAKAHLERAQLLLKAVPSCFDLKCRAYSLLSQCYHLVGSIAPQKQVLHKALDLTASGYDIGVKLWSCNFNSQLANALIIEGDYQSSIAALDAGYVCATQIGYLELQMFFATCMLHVHLMHWEDESSVERAVAKCDEKQQCLGLFFYNELLHIFYRLRVCDYKNATPHIERLDAAMKADLKKTQHLQQLTKEFDAINESLSRPELHHRERLALSEKQSRIQHQMASLTTFSSTSKGTLEPAYFGNMKRTVGDKLELAPPPIDGEWLPKSAVYALVDLMMVVLSRPKGNFKDCAKRIQSGMNTIEEELLKLGIIDGVREVNLQHSAIWMAGVYLMLLMQFLENKVAMELTQSEFVEAQGALVQMKNWYMRFPTILQTCESTIEMLRGQYAHSVGCYNEAAFHFIEAVKLTESKSMQALCQIYAAVSYICIGDSESSTQALDLIGPVYSMMDSFVGVREKTNCLFAYGLLLMKQQDLQEARNRLAKGLQMTHNQLGNLQLVSQYLTILGSLALALHDTGQAREILRSSLTLAKKLSDIPTQIWVLSVLTALYQELGEKGSEMENVEFQKSRMDALQQKLVDAHSSIHHIELIDTIKIEVQQFREVNNHRSAMGPPMSVNLDIPESVGLSAPMPGHSTTRLVDIDIGNINRRGKRKL
- the LOC126789576 gene encoding sister chromatid cohesion protein SCC4 isoform X2 — protein: MDAVAEGLWGLADYQEQSGEIGKAVKCLEAICQSDVSFFPIVEVKTRLRIATLLLKHSHNVNHAKAHLERAQLLLKAVPSCFDLKCRAYSLLSQCYHLVGSIAPQKQVLHKALDLTASGYDIGVKLWSCNFNSQLANALIIEGDYQSSIAALDAGYVCATQIGYLELQMFFATCMLHVHLMHWEDESSVERAVAKCDEVWEFLDPQKKQQCLGLFFYNELLHIFYRLRVCDYKNATPHIERLDAAMKADLKKTQHLQQLTKEFDAINESLSRPELHHRERLALSEKQSRIQHQMASLTTFSSTSKGTLEPAYFGNMKRTVGDKLELAPPPIDGEWLPKSAVYALVDLMMVVLSRPKGNFKDCAKRIQSGMNTIEEELLKLGIIDGVREVNLQHSAIWMAGVYLMLLMQFLENKVAMELTQSEFVEAQGMKNWYMRFPTILQTCESTIEMLRGQYAHSVGCYNEAAFHFIEAVKLTESKSMQALCQIYAAVSYICIGDSESSTQALDLIGPVYSMMDSFVGVREKTNCLFAYGLLLMKQQDLQEARNRLAKGLQMTHNQLGNLQLVSQYLTILGSLALALHDTGQAREILRSSLTLAKKLSDIPTQIWVLSVLTALYQELGEKGSEMENVEFQKSRMDALQQKLVDAHSSIHHIELIDTIKIEVQQFREVNNHRSAMGPPMSVNLDIPESVGLSAPMPGHSTTRLVDIDIGNINRRGKRKL